CTGCACCTCAGAACTGTAGTCGTCGAATTAGATTTGGAAGGCGCGATCCGCTTTATAAATCCAGCATGGGAATACCTCTCGGGCTTTGGTATTAAGTCGAGCCTCAATACCCAACTCAGCAACTACATTGCCAAAGATGAACTTGCAACTTTCAACAAAGTCATTCGAGAAATTCAAAGTGGGGTAAGGCAACATGCGCAAGTCGAGCTGCAGCTCTGCCATAAAGCTGGACATTTAGTGTGGATCGAGTGTCGCTTGCAACTTATCAAGAATACCTCAAGTTCGGTCGCAATAACTGCAACACTCGATAACATTCACGAGCGCAAGCAAGCTGAACTACAACTCAGACACTTAGCACTACATGATACGCTTACCGGCTTACACAACCGTTACTATTTTGACCAGCAATTAAATCAGCTGTGCAATGAAGTAAAGTCTGCAGAAGAGATAGAACATGCGTTAATTTACATCGACTTAGATCACTTTAAGATCATCAATGACAGTAAAGGCCATCAACAAGGAGATATCGTACTCAAAGAAGTATCTGAGTTGTTTGGCGACAAAATAGGTGAAGAGCATCTCACTTTCCGTATTGGGGGAGACGAGTTTGCTGTACTGCTCAAGCACACCAATTTACTCGACGCTCATATGTGCGCTGAAAGCATTTGCATGGCAATCGAAGAACATAAATTTCACTTTGAAGATAATGCATACTCTCTCAGTTGTTCTATCGGATTAACGCAAATTACCAATGAAAATGCGGATCCCAGCGAGTGTTTGAAACAAGCAGACATAGCCCTTTATATTGCCAAGAATCTCGGCCGCAACTTGGTTCATTGTTATAACAAAGAAGATGAACAAAACCAGACACTGCAAACCGGTTTAGAATGGGGCCACAGTGTTAGACAAGCGCTTCAAAACGACAGCATAGAACTCCACTATCAACCGATCTGGGATTTCAAAAAACAACAAATAGCCTATTACGAAGCACTGCTTAGATTAAAGATCAACGGTGAGACAATTTACCCAAATCAGTTTATTCCTGCATTAGAGCTACTTAATGATACATTTTTGATGGATCAATGCGTGATCAGAACAGCTATTAAAGCACTGGCTGAACATGAGATCCTGAGCCAAGTGGCAATTAACTTATCCGCTCATTCATTTTTAGATGAACGACTGCAGCCCCACATTCAAGCCTGTTTAAAAGAACATCAAGTTTCAGCTAATCGCGTTATTTTTGAGATCACTGAATCTGCCAGTATTAACAATCTCAACGCAACCCAGACGATGATCAAAAACCTGAACGATCTTGGCTGCCATTTCGCTATTGATGATTTCGGGACAGGCTTCAGCACTTTTAGCTACCTAAAACAGCTACCCGCGCAGCATGTTAAGATAGATGGCTCCTTTGTTCGAGACATGCTCAACGACCCAATTGATCTGGCGCTGGTCAAAGCTGTAAACGATATTAGTCACTCGTTAGATAAGTGTTCAGTTGCCGAATATGTCGAAAACAAAGAAATATTTCAACAACTTAAGGAAATAGGTGTGGACTATGGACAGGGTTACTTTATCTCAAGACCTCTCCCTATTGAACAGCTAGCGAGTAGTGCAAAAACTATTTTATCTCTAAAAACAGCGTAGTAACATTTTTACACTAAAGGTTACTTTTACTTCTTGCAAAGTCCACTATAATTAGAGATACCAGTTTAAAATGTCACCAAATTTTAAGGTAACACCTTAATTTTATAGACATTCAAAGGATTGAGTTACATCTTGCTATGGACTTCAAGGGGTAAATTATGCTGTCATTATCATTGTTTTTACTACTTGCAAACTTGCTCATCGCTTATCAATGTTACCGCTATGCCAACACAAAAGGATATCCGGTAAAATTGTTCACTGGGCTCGGTTTGCTACCCTACTTTAATCTAGTGGTTTGGGTTTACTTACTCTTTTTACCAAATTTAACTACTGCAAAAAATATAGAGCAGGCTTAATACAGGCAAGTGTAGTTCCTTTACAAGTGTAAGTTCCTTTATAAATAAAACAGCATGTAATCATGCTGTTTTATTGTGTTATTACTTTGCGCCCCTAACCTCAAAGAAACACTTTTACCCCAAGCTTAGGTTAACTAAAAGCGATAGCTAGTTACTGTCTCGGTAAGCTCCTTAGCCGTTTTCTCACCTTTAACACATTGCTGCACCAAGGATTTTGGATAAACAAATACCTGTTTATTGTTTGGATTGCTAAGCTCACTGTAAATAAAGCTTATATGCTCATTTCTAGGTAAACTTCTTAAACCCGCACCATAGTCGCATAAACTACGGGCTAAGCTGGTTACTAGCATTTTTTCAAGCGCCTGCTGCTTTTCAGCTTTCTCTTTCGCGCGTTTGACCCGAGAAGCCTCAAGGCTCGCTTTCAGCTTATCTTTAAGGTCTTTTAATTCCGAATCCTTAAGTGAAAGCTTTTCTATGCGCTTCTCAACTTCTCTCAATGACTCCGTAAATTCTTTTACTTGATCATCACTTTCGTGCCTTTTCGCAAACTCCAGCTCCGCTTTTTGGCGTTCAAGCTCCCTCAATTGAATTCTATTCTCTCTTTCTTGCTCTACGGCTTCGCGGACCTTCTCAGCTCCTGCTCTCACTTTCTCAGCGGCATCCGAATAAGCTTGAGAAAAAGCTTCAGCTATCGGCTGTGAAATCTCGATCTCCGCGATGTCCATGTCAAATTCCGGCAGTTCAAACTCCCCTATTGCAGCCACATCGTCCAAATTGTCGATATGAGAGATCCACTCTAAACGGTGCCGACGTTTTAATGCCAGTTCAAACACAACTCCCTGATCTTTTAAATAATAGCCAGAAACACTACGAACTTGATCTTGTGTGTCATGCTGTAATGCACTCATTAGTACCCGTTCAAAAATAGCAACCTCACGCTTTAGCGCTTCATCAACAACTTGGGCCTGAGCAAAGCTTGTTGCAATGGCTGCGACAGCGCCAAAACAAAGTGGAATTAACTTCATGGTTTACCTCGATACTGTGCTAAATTTTGTGTCGGTGTTTGCTCTACTTGCTCTGCTAATTCATTCAATTGCAGCCTAAGTAGGGCTTGATCTTGCGCTCTTTGTGCTTGGATCAGGTCAACGAGATTATTCATTGCCAAACTGCGCTCTTTACGATTTTGTTCAACCACTTGCGTTGCTAACTTGGCAAGCGTAGCTTGATCTATTGGCTTAGTCTCATCAAGTTTTGCAAGCATGGCCTGCATAGCGCTTTGCTGCTGTGCCAGTTGCACTTGTTGAACACTCAACTGTTGATGCAAGCCTAAGTTCTGTAGCCAAAGTCCTGATACACCAAGCCCAACAACCAGCCAAGCTGCAACGGCAGCCACTGGCCAAGCGCGATTTTGATGCGGCAAAGTGAGCTGTGAGGGTGGCGCTTGCTCTTCGAAGCTAGCAGCACGCTGTTGCCAAGTAGTCGCAGCACTCATCATTTCTCGATATTCACTATCAGCCTGAAGTTCGGCCAACTCTGCCTCAGACAGCACTTTTCCATCTAACCACTGCTCAAATAAGTGTGCTAATTTAGCCATGATTTTGCACCTCTAGTTGCCCTTTCATCTTACCTAACGCACTGTATAGCCTAGCCTTCACCGTATTACTTGATAACTCAAGCTGCAGCGCAATTTCATCAAAGGTGTAATGCTGGAAAAACTTTAACTCCACGATAATGCGCTGCTCAAATGGTAGTTGTTTCAGCGCGATGTATATCTCTTCATTACTTTGTTGTTGCGCTATTTTGCTGTCAGGTCCGTGTTGCGGCACCTCCGGTTCTTTACCTTCAATCGATTCAAACTTATGTTTTCGCATGTGATCTACTATTCTTGCATGGGTGATTTTAAATACCCAAGTCGAGAACTTAGCATCGCCATTAAAGGTATGCAGATTTCGATACATACTTAAAAATACATCTTGAGCAATATCTAGCGCGTCTTGCGGGTTACCAACCAGCCTCAAGCATTGGTTATACACACGGCTATGATGCTGGGCGCAAAGCTTTGACCATGCTCCTTGGTTACCTTGCAGTGCTCTTTTTATTAATTGTTTTTCGCTATTAAAAAACACGCAGTTCACTCATCCAATCTTCTCACTAACTATTAATCGTAGCGGGCGCAAAAAAAGTTGTTCAGACGGGAAAATTTTTTGAAAAAAAGCACCGTTAAGGTGCTTCTTCATCATCATTACTATTACTGCGACTGACATTGGCCACTGATGTAGCCACCAACAAAGTCGCTAAACAGTCTAAAATCTCTTATTCGCCCCGTAGTGCGACGCCAAATCAAGCCAATCTCACGATATGCATGATCTTGTGGTGGCATCGCCACTAAAGGCTTCCCCTCCAAGATCCCTGCATTGATCGCCATTTGAGGTAAAAACGTTACGCCATTTTTGTATTCCACCATACTTAATAAAGTATGTAGGTTTGCCGCCTCAAATGGATTGATGCACGCGCTACGGTTTAAGTGGCAAGCGCTAAGAGCATGTCCCGTCATACAGTGCTCTTTTTCGAGTAAAAATACACTTTGCTCAGGTAACAGGTTAAAGTCCTCAATCGGCTCTGGTACGCTGTACTCCGTATGGCGAACCAAACTAAAGTGATCTTTTGCGAGCACTTGAGTAT
This portion of the Pseudoalteromonas sp. GCY genome encodes:
- a CDS encoding two-component system response regulator encodes the protein MSRQLTLLIVNASAHERQTLTKTLSALDVFTIIAKSDSQDALSLLKTQAVDLVITGLDVGKIDGWRFSRMIRSGLLATPKNTPIVLIPPTYCERIAETTARSYSIDAVLPFERQDMLPQILANVLSTHLDKSSRLNLLLLEPNQQRAQKICEHLSHNFVCTHVSSAASALSLFLQDHYAIVLMDTTSNLSGSAESLVESILKHRPSQAIVTIIDKRDADHAEQLLLLGVTDFVRAPYDMPFLSKVCDHAARREDFMVSYAEFANKVEQLSRSESRYKDLFSAHQRILLHLRTVVVELDLEGAIRFINPAWEYLSGFGIKSSLNTQLSNYIAKDELATFNKVIREIQSGVRQHAQVELQLCHKAGHLVWIECRLQLIKNTSSSVAITATLDNIHERKQAELQLRHLALHDTLTGLHNRYYFDQQLNQLCNEVKSAEEIEHALIYIDLDHFKIINDSKGHQQGDIVLKEVSELFGDKIGEEHLTFRIGGDEFAVLLKHTNLLDAHMCAESICMAIEEHKFHFEDNAYSLSCSIGLTQITNENADPSECLKQADIALYIAKNLGRNLVHCYNKEDEQNQTLQTGLEWGHSVRQALQNDSIELHYQPIWDFKKQQIAYYEALLRLKINGETIYPNQFIPALELLNDTFLMDQCVIRTAIKALAEHEILSQVAINLSAHSFLDERLQPHIQACLKEHQVSANRVIFEITESASINNLNATQTMIKNLNDLGCHFAIDDFGTGFSTFSYLKQLPAQHVKIDGSFVRDMLNDPIDLALVKAVNDISHSLDKCSVAEYVENKEIFQQLKEIGVDYGQGYFISRPLPIEQLASSAKTILSLKTA
- a CDS encoding RNA polymerase sigma factor; translation: MFFNSEKQLIKRALQGNQGAWSKLCAQHHSRVYNQCLRLVGNPQDALDIAQDVFLSMYRNLHTFNGDAKFSTWVFKITHARIVDHMRKHKFESIEGKEPEVPQHGPDSKIAQQQSNEEIYIALKQLPFEQRIIVELKFFQHYTFDEIALQLELSSNTVKARLYSALGKMKGQLEVQNHG